One stretch of Halobaculum marinum DNA includes these proteins:
- a CDS encoding GNAT family N-acetyltransferase, producing the protein MTRAFFPRRIETERLRFEPLTPEATDPFDLYEFVSRDDWRGVATDHMSWFRFDRVDQVATFLDRAAEQRQNRETARYLLRSTEADGDIVGVTAFGPEWEERRAGTGIVLAESYWGREYGLERASAFVELAFERYDLDAFYSTCAADNEPSRRMIEKYVDRYGGRHEGLLRQHSARPSGEVTDQHRFSITRAEYEAATADRETLAFDVEW; encoded by the coding sequence GTGACACGCGCGTTCTTCCCCCGCCGGATCGAGACCGAGCGCCTCCGCTTCGAGCCGCTCACCCCCGAGGCGACCGACCCGTTCGACCTCTACGAGTTCGTCAGCCGCGACGACTGGCGCGGCGTGGCGACCGACCACATGTCGTGGTTCCGATTCGACCGCGTCGACCAGGTCGCGACGTTCCTCGACCGCGCCGCCGAGCAGCGCCAGAACCGCGAGACGGCCCGCTACCTGCTCCGGTCGACCGAGGCGGACGGCGACATCGTCGGCGTGACCGCGTTCGGACCGGAGTGGGAGGAACGGCGGGCGGGGACCGGAATCGTGCTCGCCGAGTCGTACTGGGGGCGAGAGTACGGTCTCGAACGCGCGTCGGCGTTCGTCGAACTCGCGTTCGAGCGGTACGACCTCGACGCGTTCTACTCGACGTGTGCGGCCGACAACGAGCCGTCCCGGCGGATGATCGAGAAGTACGTCGACCGGTACGGCGGTCGCCACGAGGGGCTGCTCCGACAGCACTCCGCGCGCCCGTCGGGTGAGGTCACAGACCAACACCGATTCAGCATCACGCGGGCGGAGTACGAGGCCGCGACTGCCGACCGTGAGACGCTG